In a single window of the Rhizoctonia solani chromosome 16, complete sequence genome:
- a CDS encoding SUR7/Pali family protein, with the protein MRGEVCIGSASALSFISLLLLIFAHVGQINTDTVPRKISLVTVNMTGYARGLQGATGDPTPGLFTNVSTTPLGTEAGLRNIYSWGFYKYCAYAEDGIGLCTNQTFGFPFQPFDVILNDTPEVYQIQTRYVLPQASAFVDSAYLADYTRAGFWLVFLGTLAAGIAFLSGLYKSTMTFMISTVFSMFGAGCLLIGASILTAVLNKAKSINNYTVADGTPLGIIVSTGSSLSLIWAAFVLLFIAMGPYLVRYALARTHRNTIAYPSACFTAARPTVNERSRT; encoded by the exons ATGCGCGGCGAAGTGTGTATTGGAAGTGCTTCCGCACTCTC TTTTATTTCCTTGTTACTTCTCATATTTGCTCAT GTGGGCCAAATCAATACAGACACTGTGCCACGCAAGATCTCGCTGGTGACAGTGAACATGACTGGATATGC CCGAGGTCTGCAAGGAGCGACTGGAGACCCAACACCAGGCCTCTTTACCAATGTCTCAACCACACCCCTAGGTACTGAAGCCGGACTGCGGAATATTTACTCGTGGGGATTTTACA AGTACTGCGCTTATGCCGAAGATGGTATTGGGTTGTGCACCAACCAGACATTCGGATTCCCGTTTCAGCCATTTGACGTTATCCTCAACGACACCCCAGAAGTTTACCAGATTCAGACCCGATATGTTCTCCCCCAAGCTTCGGCCTTTGTTGACTCTGCTTATTTGGCCGATTACACAAGAGCTGGTTTTTGGCTTGTTTTCCTTGGCACACTTGCTGCTGGGATCGCGTTCCTTAG CGGGCTCTACAAGTCCACGATGACGTTTATGATCTCAACTGTCTTCAGCATGTTTGGAGCCGGATGCTTGCTCATTGGAGCATCGATATTGACAGCCGTCTTAAACAAGGCCAAGTCCATCAATAACTACACG GTCGCCGATGGAACCCCGCTGGGAATCATAGTATCTACCGGGTCATCCCTTTCTCTAATCTGGGCTGCATTTGTGCTGCTTTTCATAGCCATGGGACCGTATCTTGTCAGGTACGCGCTAGCCCGAACACACCGAAATACGATCGCTTACCCATCCGCTTGTTTCACAGCTGCTCGACCTACCGTAAATGAAAGGTCCAGGACTTGA